The nucleotide window CCCAGGAGCGTGCAGCGActtcagcttcttcttcacttGAGGGCCAACCAGATGAagatcctcctccttcaacCGTTCCTCCACTCGACATCCAGCCTCAAGGCCAACAAGTCCAAAGTGCAGCTGCTCATCAACCTCGCAAAGGACACGATCCAGAAGCTGGACTCCCTCAACAAGTCCACGGATATCTATCAGAACCAGCAGATGTGCTTCAATCATTTCCTGGTCTCCGCGCTCGGCGTTATCTTCTtggtcgtcgccctcgcgccGGCGGAGCATGGCCCGTCCGTCCGCGACGAGTTCCACGTCGCCCTGGACCTGATCCGTGGCCTCAGCGCCAGGTCGTACGTATCGAGCCGTCTCTGGAGGAGGATCGGCGACCTGCGGCTTGTCTGGCGGGGGCTGGGGCTGAACGCTCCACGGCCCAGAgaggcgagggaggccaGCGCATCGTGCCACGCCCTCGCGAcaccgcccacgtcgtccggcggcggcatcgatgTCTCGCCGCAGAATGCGCAGACGGCAGCCGACGGCGACTTGCGCGATCCGGAGATGGCTTCGTGGGAACCAAACTCGGACGAGCCGTTCAGTGAGGCGCAGATGGCGCAGGAGTTGAACGACTTCTTCAATGCGATGGATAGTGGAGGCGACTTTGCCTCTTCCTTGCCAGCTCTCGGCGTAGGAGAGGAAGTGCTCGAGTCTGTCCAGGACTCGCAGGACAATTTTCTCGTGCCGGATCTGAACACTTCTGCGATGGATGTTTCGCATTTGTTTGTAGACATGTTGTGAAAAACGCTCGTGGGACCATACGATTGGTGCTGACTATCGTCATGAACGCTCTGAGAGGTCTCAAATGACACCGCGATCCAGAGTTCTCAGCCGCGCAAATTGAGACCGCAAGCAATGAAACGACTTATTCCAATATATTCCACATCGTTTATAAATTCAATGAGAGAATACCGCATTCTATTGATGTGGGTACCTTGCAGGGCTCATTCAAGAGACTCTGCGGGTGATGGTGAAGGGCCAGTCCGCGTAGGCTGCTTGATGACGACCAATCTCTCCTCTCCAGTCCTGAAGTTAGTGTGATCAATGCTTCATTACAATGCCATACGATTAGGAAGAttcttccctctttctcACATTGAAAACTCTACTCACATGTAATCAACGTCATAGGGTCGGAGTCCGCGGAACCTGAGAGCGGAATGTGGAAGTGAAATTCCGACGCGGAGATAGATCGAGGCTCTCCTCGCCCCGCGGACCGCGATTGCAAACGTTAGCCAAAACGCGGGGGAACTCGAGGGTCGAGTGCGGGTTCCGCCCAATGAATCGTCTTTCATTATAAATGATTGAGAGCAGCAGTCGAACTCGGGAGGGAATGGCCAACCTATGAACAAGTTTCAATCCCTTGCCACGCTTgcccatcgccaacatgCTTGTCGCCGAACTGATCCACGGTCTATCACACGAGGCAACCCAACACCCAATCGCGTTTCTCTCCAAGTTTCTTGTCATTTCTGCTCTGGTTTACTTCATTGTGAACGAAATAGTCCGCTCGAAGGCTCGTCTGTCCGGTTGGCACGGTCCCCAGGGACTTCCCCTCATCGGCAACTTATATCAACTCAGAGGGAATGCCTCCCAGAAGTACCGGGAATGGGCGAAAGAGTATGGTCCGGTATACGAGGTTCAGCTAGGTAACCTGCCAGTCTTGGTTGTCAAtaccgctgctgccgccaggGTCATGTTCGGGAACAACTCGCAAGCGACTGCGTCTCGCCCTGAGTTGTACACTTTCCACAAGGTTGGAGTCATCCTCTTGTCTTCGTCAAGTGCCATCATTGCTGACGCCAGAAAGATCGTTGCAAATACTGCCGGAACAACCATAGGCACGTCGCCGTACAATGAGTCTCTCAAGAGACGGAGAAAGGGTGCAGCGTCCGCCCTCAACCGACCCTCCATTGAGACGTACATCCCTCATCTGGACCTGGAGACGAGAGACTTCCTCAAAGACGCACTCACCTACGGCAAGGCAGGAAGTGTCGCAGTAGACCCCTTGCCCCTCGTCCAGAGACTTAGTCTTTCCCTGGCAGTCACGCTCAACTGGGGCATGCGATTCCCCAGCCACGACGACGGACTCTTCAAGGAGATCACCACGGTCGAAGGTGAGATCAGCCGCACCAGAAGCGTCACCGACAACATGCAGGATTATATTCCCCTGTTGCGGCTCAACCCTTTCTCGGCCGGAAAACGCCACGCGGTGGAAATGAGATCCCGGCGGGACAGGTATCTGTCCAAGCTGaacggcgacctcgaggagaagatcCGGAACGGGACGCACGAGCCCTGCATCCAGGCCAACGTcatgctcgacgaggaggcgaaGCTCAACAAGGTCGAGCTGACCTCCATCAGCCTGACGATGCTCTCGGCCGGGTTCGAGACGTTTACCGCAGTGTCGACGTGGGGCATTGGGTTCCTGGCTACGCATCCCGAGATCCAGCGGAAAGCTTTCAACGCCATCCGGGAGGCCTACGACGAGTCGAACCCTCTGTGCGACGCGCACGACGACCAGACCATCCCCTATGTCCGCGCCCTAGTGCGAGAGTGCTTGAGGTACGCGAGTCCCGTGTGGTGGTGAACCTAGCACGATCCACTGACTGTGGTTTACAATAGATACTTTACCGTCCTCCGGCTTTCGCTGCCTCGAGCAACTAACAAAGACTTTGTGTACGAGGGGAAGCTTATCCCCAAGGGCACAGTCGTCTTTCTCAACTCTTGGGCTTGTAACATGGGTCAGTCCCCTCGCTGACAAATTCCTTCCGAGGAGAAAAACTACCGATACTGACTTCGATTTGGCAGACAACGAGCTGTGGCACGACCCCGAGGTCTTCCGCCCCGAGCGCTGGCTGGAGAACCCCGAGGCCCCCATGTTCACCTACGGGATGGGCTACCGCATGTGTGCCGGGACGATGCTGGCCAACCGCGAGCTGTACATCACGTTCCTCCGTATGCTGGCCAGCTTCGAGCTGTCTTCGGCCACCAAGATCGACTCGGACCCCGTCACCGGAGCTGCCGACTTGACGAACTTGATCATCACGCCCGGGCATTACAAGGTCACCTTCACCCCACGCAATGAGGTGGCGCTGAGGAAATCGCTGGAAACCGAGGTTGAGCACTGATTTTCTGGGATCACGCCGAGATTTTCATGTAGTAAGCCGGACAAACTTAGTTGTGGCAATGGGATGCAAAATGCAAGGCAATGAGGTATGTGTCAAAGGGTAGTGAGTGTGGTTGGCCCCAGTCGTAGCGAGGGATGATGGGCTAGATCGCAACGTCGGACCACCCAATATTGACAACAAGAAAAGAGAACCGTTTGGGAAACCAAGGATGACCCATCTAGTTGCTCTGAGGTAGCTCTTCCGGTTTCTTAAAACACCTCTGCTGTGATGTAGTGCTGGTCAAGCCGACTTTGGCGATTAACGCAAACCCCAGGCAACTCACTCCCAGTTCTGTCGTAGACATACGCTGCCTCAAGTTCGAACTCTTCGCTGGTGATGGAGTCGACCGCCGAGAAATCGTGCAGGACGGCCGTGGCACCATCTCGGCAATCCTCATTCGCTCCTACGAGGTGCGCGGTAGCATTGAGCTTGAGATTCCCCACGTCATCCGAGTACATGTCAAGCACCAGCGTAACTTTGGGAATGCCGCGGGGCGCAGGCGGAACACAATCCAGCCTCAGGCTGACCACCTCGTCGTTCTTCCTGACCTCGGGAACCTCGCCTTGGAAGACCGAGACGACGACTGCCGTCTGGCCGTCTACCGTCGTGGTGAGGTGGAAAGTCTTGCTGGCTGGCAGCATTGTCCACCGCTGAAACACGCGCaacgcctcgccgccgacggtcTCGACGCTCAGCGTTCGCGGCTGCAGAGAGAACCTTCCGAGGATGTCCGAGTGTCTCTCGTGTCCGGCaaggacgtcggcgaggacggcggcgccgaaggtGACGGCTTCGTCATGATCCAGGTTCTCCGGTACTAGTCTTGAATCGCCTCGATCGTTCAAGGTagtaagtcaacatacccacttttggaacaccccctcatttggaacacctaaaaatgcctcaaccccaccaccagcctcctacttcctccaacttcgaactatcacaacaatttcataccttatgcaaataacctcattttttcagaGGACCTTTATTCCTGCCTTATGGCCCagtataccgagtatgaagtcaatcaggcaatccaggctgtttcagacggccaaagcctaaggaaggcagcccgcgaatatggcatcccaattaccaccctccacaaccgtctcacaggcacccaggcaagggcagcagcattttcagaccttcagaggctttcccctgaccaggaggctaagttggctgaatgggtgcgaatccagcatgcccttggtgttgccccaacccatcaacaagtgagggcattcgcagaacgaatcctctgtgctatgggggacaaggagcctataggaaagggctggatccatgcctttctaaagagaaacccatctatcaaggtccagagaagtcgccttattgactctagacgtgttaatggagcatctactgaggttatcagggactggttcaaactcctcgccataccagaggtcaagggcattaaaccatccaatagatacaacatggatgagactggtatccttgagggccagggatctaatgggctggtgctgggcatgtctgagacgaagtctgtacgcaagaaacagcctggatcaagggcatgggtatccatcatcgaatgcatctctgccctgggccatgcccttgatcccctcattatatataagggcaagacagtccagcagcagtggtttcctctagaccttggcccttatgaaggatggcagttcactgcaacagagaatggatggactacagacgacactgcagttgaatggctgcagaaggtcttcatccctcagactatccctcagactgcctcccagggcaaggagggccaggagggcaaggaggaggccagactgctggttgttgatggccatgggagtcacacaacgacggactttatgtggctctgctatattaataacatccatctattgttcctaccaccacatacctcccatgtgctccagccacttgaccagtcagtcttcagccctgtaaaggcagcctataggaaggagcttggataccttagtcagtggaatgactctactattgtaggcaagaggaactttataggctgttatcagaaggctcgtactgcaggtatgacgatgcagaacatcagaagtggttggaaatggacagggttatggcctgtctctatggcgaagcctctgatgagctccctcctactcccaacaacaccaaagccatcagcatcttcagatcaggtcagcaaagggcagtctggaggcaaggaaggcaaggaagctgaaggatgggcatctgcgtcgtctgcagtagtgtggtcgacgccaaggaagatgaaggatctggctgggcagttgaagctattcacagagctagagaatgatgccttcactcaacgccttctattccggaaggtgaaaaaaggcttcagcgagcaggcctatgagctggctactgcccagcataagctggagctcctgcaggcccaagtcaccaatactgcagcaaggaaaagaaggacagtcc belongs to Colletotrichum higginsianum IMI 349063 chromosome 5, whole genome shotgun sequence and includes:
- a CDS encoding Cytochrome P450; this encodes MLVAELIHGLSHEATQHPIAFLSKFLVISALVYFIVNEIVRSKARLSGWHGPQGLPLIGNLYQLRGNASQKYREWAKEYGPVYEVQLGNLPVLVVNTAAAARVMFGNNSQATASRPELYTFHKVGVILLSSSSAIIADARKIVANTAGTTIGTSPYNESLKRRRKGAASALNRPSIETYIPHLDLETRDFLKDALTYGKAGSVAVDPLPLVQRLSLSLAVTLNWGMRFPSHDDGLFKEITTVEGEISRTRSVTDNMQDYIPLLRLNPFSAGKRHAVEMRSRRDRYLSKLNGDLEEKIRNGTHEPCIQANVMLDEEAKLNKVELTSISLTMLSAGFETFTAVSTWGIGFLATHPEIQRKAFNAIREAYDESNPLCDAHDDQTIPYVRALVRECLRYFTVLRLSLPRATNKDFVYEGKLIPKGTVVFLNSWACNMDNELWHDPEVFRPERWLENPEAPMFTYGMGYRMCAGTMLANRELYITFLRMLASFELSSATKIDSDPVTGAADLTNLIITPGHYKVTFTPRNEVALRKSLETEVEH